From a region of the Chitinophaga caseinilytica genome:
- a CDS encoding 7-carboxy-7-deazaguanine synthase QueE: protein MTTATLHTTTVLPVMESFYTIQGEGFHQGKAAYFIRLGGCDVGCVWCDVKESWDADKHPKRPIDEIVAEAAAHPGRIAVITGGEPLMHDLQALTSALQAEGFRTHMETSGSSPLSGQWDWITLSPKKFKAPLPEICAVAHELKIVIYNKSDFAWAEQYAALAGPNCKLYLQPEWSKANQMTPLIIDYVKANPQWQISLQIHKYLNVP, encoded by the coding sequence ATGACAACAGCGACGCTCCATACAACAACCGTATTGCCCGTGATGGAATCTTTCTACACCATCCAGGGGGAAGGATTTCACCAAGGGAAAGCGGCCTACTTCATCCGGCTCGGCGGATGTGATGTGGGTTGCGTTTGGTGCGATGTCAAGGAAAGCTGGGATGCTGATAAGCACCCGAAGCGCCCCATCGATGAGATCGTAGCCGAAGCCGCCGCTCATCCCGGCCGGATCGCCGTGATTACCGGCGGCGAGCCCCTGATGCATGATCTCCAGGCCTTAACCAGTGCACTGCAGGCCGAGGGGTTCCGCACTCATATGGAAACGTCCGGCTCCTCGCCCTTAAGCGGACAATGGGACTGGATCACCCTTTCCCCCAAGAAATTCAAAGCCCCCCTTCCCGAAATCTGCGCCGTAGCCCACGAGTTGAAGATCGTGATCTACAATAAATCCGACTTCGCCTGGGCCGAGCAATACGCAGCTCTGGCGGGGCCCAACTGCAAACTATACCTGCAGCCGGAATGGAGCAAAGCCAACCAGATGACGCCGTTGATCATCGATTATGTGAAGGCCAACCCGCAGTGGCAGATTTCGCTGCAGATCCACAAATATCTCAACGTTCCATAA